The following are encoded together in the bacterium genome:
- the hisC gene encoding histidinol-phosphate transaminase, protein MIENFMNPNILNISPYNAEREDLPIKLDIMENPHNLPQKIKNKIKKKIDKISFNRYPSPSALALREKLETYTGVSKEVILVGNGSDELILYILLACGGFKKKVIFPTPTFPMYEIIGKIAGCETIGIPLKPDFELNCEGIIKEGKKNSIIFIAYPNNPTGNCFEIEAILKIIKETESIVVIDEAYFEFSKKTFVDILSQYDRLAIIRTFSKGFGLAGIRCGYIMANPQFIDCLKLVKPPYNLNTLTQEIALICLKERDIINGFIEKIIKEREWLYLNLSKIKGIIAYRSLANFILFKTKNPQSLYSSLLKEGILIKKVDDYLRVSIGKHKENKAFIRAVEANLKIY, encoded by the coding sequence ATGATAGAAAATTTTATGAACCCTAATATTTTGAATATCTCTCCATATAATGCAGAGAGGGAGGATTTACCAATAAAGCTTGATATTATGGAGAATCCCCATAATCTTCCACAAAAAATAAAAAATAAAATAAAGAAAAAAATAGACAAAATAAGCTTTAATAGATACCCATCTCCTTCTGCTTTAGCTTTAAGGGAGAAGCTAGAAACCTATACAGGGGTATCAAAGGAGGTAATTTTGGTTGGCAATGGCTCTGATGAGCTTATTTTATACATCCTCCTTGCCTGCGGTGGCTTTAAGAAAAAGGTAATCTTTCCTACCCCAACATTTCCAATGTATGAAATAATTGGAAAGATAGCAGGTTGTGAAACAATAGGAATTCCATTAAAGCCTGATTTTGAGCTTAACTGTGAAGGAATAATAAAGGAGGGAAAGAAAAATAGCATAATCTTTATTGCATATCCAAATAACCCAACGGGAAATTGCTTTGAAATAGAGGCTATATTAAAAATTATAAAAGAGACAGAATCTATTGTTGTTATAGATGAGGCATATTTTGAATTTTCAAAGAAAACATTCGTTGATATTTTAAGCCAATACGATAGGCTTGCTATTATTAGAACATTCTCAAAGGGCTTTGGTCTTGCTGGAATAAGGTGTGGATATATTATGGCAAATCCACAATTTATAGATTGCCTTAAATTGGTAAAGCCTCCCTACAATCTTAATACCTTGACCCAAGAAATAGCCTTAATCTGCCTTAAGGAAAGGGATATTATAAATGGCTTTATAGAGAAAATAATCAAAGAGAGGGAATGGTTATATCTTAATCTTTCAAAAATTAAAGGAATAATTGCCTATAGGTCATTAGCAAATTTTATCTTGTTTAAAACAAAAAACCCTCAATCTCTCTATTCTTCTCTCCTTAAGGAGGGGATTTTAATAAAAAAAGTAGACGATTATCTTAGGGTTTCAATTGGAAAACACAAGGAAAATAAGGCATTTATAAGAGCAGTAGAGGCAAATCTAAAGATATACTAA
- a CDS encoding lysophospholipid acyltransferase family protein, translated as MRLTEIAFADKILPMGALAIIKGISNTLKLKVIGEEMVKDLDTRVLYAFFHGRQFLLVWYMRNKNITLLSSLSRDGEIQARILKRFGYEIIRGSSARKGAEGIIGLKNKVLQGFDVGLAVDGPRGPCYSIGDGVIYLAKKLSLYIVPLTSASYPSWTFKNAWDKYQMPCPFSKAIILFGKPYKVQGEIEEEKESLKERLILLTEEAERMI; from the coding sequence ATGAGGCTTACGGAAATAGCATTTGCTGATAAAATCTTGCCAATGGGTGCATTGGCTATTATAAAAGGTATATCTAATACCCTGAAATTAAAGGTAATAGGCGAAGAAATGGTGAAAGATTTAGATACCAGGGTTTTATATGCCTTTTTCCATGGAAGACAATTTCTTTTGGTCTGGTATATGAGAAATAAAAATATTACCCTTCTTTCAAGCCTTTCAAGGGATGGTGAAATCCAGGCAAGGATTCTTAAAAGATTTGGTTATGAGATTATTAGAGGCTCTTCTGCAAGAAAAGGTGCAGAAGGAATAATTGGGCTTAAAAATAAGGTTTTACAAGGGTTTGATGTTGGCTTGGCTGTTGATGGACCAAGGGGTCCTTGCTATTCTATAGGAGATGGCGTAATATACCTTGCAAAGAAACTCTCACTCTACATTGTTCCCTTAACATCAGCAAGCTATCCCTCATGGACATTCAAGAATGCTTGGGATAAATACCAAATGCCCTGCCCATTTAGTAAAGCCATAATCCTTTTTGGAAAACCCTATAAAGTACAGGGAGAAATAGAAGAAGAGAAAGAAAGCCTTAAAGAAAGACTAATTTTGCTTACAGAAGAAGCAGAAAGAATGATATAA